A window of the Bacillus sp. A301a_S52 genome harbors these coding sequences:
- the pflA gene encoding pyruvate formate lyase-activating protein, with product MNGRIHSIETSGMVDGPGIRYVIFTQGCLLRCQYCHNPDSWDREGGEIRSVSSLVTDIKKYWPYMKHSNGGVTVSGGEPLLQIDFLIELFKQLKENGIHTTIDSSGGCFSSHQAFQDKLDELLQYTDLVLLDLKHIDDKKHKHLTGMTNKHILEFAKTLSNKNVPVWIRHVLVPGISDDTEDLKQLSLFINTLENVKKVEVLPYHKMGVYKWKELGLSYPLEGVEPPDDAKTAEAKRILQLH from the coding sequence ATGAATGGTAGAATACATTCAATTGAAACATCTGGTATGGTAGACGGACCGGGGATCCGCTACGTGATTTTTACACAAGGTTGTTTGCTCCGATGTCAATATTGTCACAACCCTGATTCATGGGATCGTGAAGGTGGAGAAATACGGTCTGTCTCGTCATTGGTCACTGATATTAAAAAATACTGGCCATATATGAAACATTCTAACGGTGGTGTGACAGTAAGTGGTGGTGAACCACTTTTACAAATCGATTTTTTAATTGAATTATTTAAACAATTAAAAGAGAATGGTATTCATACGACAATAGATAGCTCCGGTGGATGTTTTTCTTCCCATCAAGCATTTCAAGACAAGCTAGACGAACTGTTACAATATACAGATTTAGTTTTATTAGATTTGAAACACATTGACGATAAAAAACACAAACATTTAACAGGTATGACGAATAAACATATACTTGAATTTGCAAAAACGCTGTCTAATAAAAACGTGCCAGTTTGGATCAGACATGTCCTAGTCCCTGGTATTTCCGATGATACAGAAGACTTAAAACAGCTCTCATTATTTATTAATACGTTGGAAAATGTTAAAAAAGTGGAGGTATTACCTTATCATAAAATGGGGGTTTATAAGTGGAAGGAATTAGGTCTATCCTATCCTTTAGAAGGTGTAGAACCACCTGATGATGCTAAAACAGCTGAAGCTAAACGAATTCTTCAACTCCATTAA
- a CDS encoding AI-2E family transporter: MPKSKWFLFLYSIVLILIAINLAKEVPFVFYPIAVAFSSLAPILLVGGVLYYILRPLVKLIGKFMPHTLAIVSMFLLFAGVATGLITVVGPIFVSQINNLINSIPGFINEIETWIDNLMETEWVTRIQNEEAFQNFDPSMITDNVSSVLTNMGGNIVSFLGMVFNVIMLIVVLPFVLFFLLKDGSKLPDSLLRFVPEDQSEEGQKILSDMDDTLSAYIQGQAIVSVCVGILSLIAYLIIGVDYALILALIAMLTNLIPFIGPFIGTIPAVFVALFNDPISAVWVVLAIIIIQQIESNLISPNVMGQKLKVHPLTIILLLILAGNLAGVVGLILAIPFYAVTKTVVQNVYRLLKLRYPNLN; the protein is encoded by the coding sequence ATGCCTAAATCAAAGTGGTTCCTTTTTCTTTATAGCATTGTTCTTATATTAATCGCTATTAACCTAGCAAAAGAAGTGCCGTTCGTATTTTATCCAATAGCAGTCGCATTCAGTTCACTTGCCCCTATATTATTAGTCGGCGGCGTTTTATATTATATCTTGCGTCCCCTCGTAAAACTGATAGGCAAGTTCATGCCACATACTTTAGCTATCGTATCGATGTTTCTTTTATTTGCTGGTGTAGCGACTGGACTTATTACCGTTGTAGGGCCTATATTTGTCTCTCAAATCAATAATTTGATTAACAGTATACCGGGCTTCATCAATGAGATTGAAACGTGGATCGATAATCTGATGGAAACGGAGTGGGTTACGCGAATACAAAATGAAGAGGCTTTTCAAAACTTCGATCCTTCTATGATCACCGATAATGTGTCTAGTGTTCTTACAAATATGGGGGGGAATATCGTTAGCTTTTTAGGCATGGTGTTCAATGTCATTATGCTTATTGTCGTTCTTCCTTTTGTGCTATTCTTCTTGTTGAAAGATGGTAGTAAGCTACCCGACAGTCTTCTAAGATTTGTACCGGAAGATCAATCGGAAGAAGGGCAAAAAATCTTAAGCGATATGGATGACACACTTAGTGCTTACATACAAGGTCAAGCGATTGTCAGCGTTTGTGTTGGCATACTCTCATTAATTGCCTATTTGATTATCGGTGTAGATTATGCATTAATACTTGCGTTAATAGCGATGCTTACCAATTTAATTCCGTTTATTGGACCGTTTATTGGTACGATACCAGCTGTGTTTGTCGCTCTTTTCAACGATCCGATTTCAGCTGTTTGGGTCGTGCTGGCAATTATCATTATCCAACAAATTGAAAGTAACCTCATTTCACCGAATGTGATGGGACAGAAGTTAAAGGTGCACCCACTTACCATTATTCTTTTATTAATATTAGCCGGAAACTTGGCCGGGGTTGTAGGGCTTATTTTAGCCATTCCGTTTTACGCTGTAACTAAAACAGTGGTTCAAAACGTTTATCGCTTACTTAAACTGCGCTACCCTAATTTAAACTAG
- a CDS encoding metallophosphoesterase, translating into MTLFKKWILILIVAMGVTVGYIYWENSRVVVTEETIFIEELPEEFEGFKILQITDLHGKTFGSEQRRLVDTINELSYDAIVFTGDMLKDDTSTDYAPTYQLLDGISNLDNALFVTGNTDPNHFKPVSKRTAQKDDFIKGLVERGVKPLDSIYAISRGDSTLYFTEFEISLLDPQEELTQLNDRTGTYHQDDMIDTDYLTELFHDMTALENMNRHDILISLYHYPLVDQRIDDYQQNPSVNWREYDLHIAGHYHGGQIRLPFVGALLVPEAYYDNYGLFPPQDRVMGLWEYGGVQQYVSTGLGASDPIKFLGFRFLNPPEINLLTLSKK; encoded by the coding sequence ATGACACTCTTTAAAAAATGGATTCTTATTCTCATTGTCGCCATGGGTGTGACGGTTGGATATATATACTGGGAAAATTCACGTGTTGTTGTAACTGAAGAAACAATCTTTATTGAAGAGCTTCCGGAAGAGTTTGAAGGATTTAAAATATTGCAAATCACCGATTTACATGGGAAAACGTTCGGTTCTGAGCAGCGTAGACTTGTGGACACCATTAATGAATTGTCGTATGATGCTATCGTGTTTACGGGGGATATGTTGAAAGACGACACGAGCACTGACTACGCACCAACTTACCAGTTACTAGATGGGATCTCTAACCTTGATAATGCTTTATTCGTGACGGGAAATACCGATCCGAATCACTTTAAACCTGTTTCTAAACGAACAGCGCAAAAGGATGATTTCATTAAAGGATTGGTTGAAAGAGGCGTCAAGCCACTGGATTCAATTTACGCGATATCACGTGGAGATTCTACACTATATTTTACAGAGTTTGAAATATCTTTGCTCGATCCTCAAGAAGAATTAACACAATTAAATGATCGGACAGGGACTTATCATCAAGATGATATGATTGATACAGACTATTTAACTGAGTTATTTCATGATATGACAGCGTTAGAAAATATGAATCGTCATGATATTCTGATTTCGCTCTATCATTATCCACTTGTTGATCAACGGATAGACGATTATCAACAAAACCCTTCAGTGAACTGGAGGGAATATGACCTTCATATTGCTGGCCATTACCATGGTGGGCAAATTAGGTTACCGTTCGTAGGAGCACTTCTCGTACCAGAAGCTTATTATGATAACTACGGATTATTTCCACCACAAGATAGAGTCATGGGATTGTGGGAGTATGGTGGGGTCCAGCAATATGTAAGCACGGGTTTAGGGGCTAGTGATCCGATTAAATTTTTGGGCTTTCGGTTTTTAAATCCTCCCGAAATTAATTTATTAACGCTTTCTAAAAAATAG
- a CDS encoding sugar transferase, translating into MLKRFFDLTTSLVLIILFLPIMIMTAILIKITIGSPVLFHQVRPGLHEKPFTLIKFRTMSNATDKNGKLLEDHERLTGFGKFVRSVSLDELPQLFNVLKGELSLVGPRPLLMDYLSLYNDEQKRRHHVKPGITGWAQVNGRNAISWEETFQYDLYYVDNYSFKLDIKILWLTVVKVFKREGVSEKGHVTKSAFTGNRQSAKSRSVENDTL; encoded by the coding sequence ATGCTGAAACGATTTTTTGATTTGACCACATCTCTTGTGCTCATCATACTCTTTCTTCCTATTATGATTATGACAGCGATTCTAATTAAAATAACAATTGGTTCACCTGTACTTTTTCATCAAGTAAGGCCAGGGCTCCATGAAAAGCCATTCACGCTTATAAAATTTAGAACGATGTCGAATGCAACTGATAAAAATGGCAAGCTTTTGGAGGATCATGAACGATTGACCGGATTTGGGAAATTTGTCAGGTCAGTTAGTCTTGATGAACTTCCTCAGCTTTTTAACGTGCTGAAAGGAGAATTAAGTCTAGTTGGTCCAAGGCCACTTCTTATGGACTATTTATCGCTCTACAATGATGAACAAAAGCGAAGACATCATGTTAAACCTGGGATAACTGGATGGGCACAAGTGAATGGTAGGAATGCCATCAGTTGGGAAGAAACTTTTCAATATGACCTTTATTATGTGGATAATTACAGCTTTAAACTTGACATAAAAATATTATGGTTAACTGTTGTGAAAGTGTTCAAACGAGAAGGGGTGTCAGAAAAGGGGCATGTGACAAAATCGGCTTTTACCGGTAATCGTCAAAGTGCCAAATCTCGGAGTGTTGAAAATGACACTCTTTAA
- the rfbC gene encoding dTDP-4-dehydrorhamnose 3,5-epimerase, with translation MKAIDTLLSDVKVIIPTIFEDGRGFFSEVYNEQTFKEAGIVLNVIQDNQSLSRQKGTLRGLHYQLHPKAQGKLVRVVRGSIYDVAVDIRQSSPTFGKWVGVELSAQNKKQLFVPAGFAHGFCTLEENTEVIYKVDAPYAPELEGGIIWNDKELAIDWPVNTPILSEKDEQLPTLANAKLFD, from the coding sequence TTGAAAGCTATTGATACGTTATTAAGTGACGTGAAAGTTATTATTCCAACTATATTTGAAGATGGACGTGGATTCTTTTCAGAAGTATACAATGAACAAACATTTAAAGAAGCCGGTATTGTTTTAAATGTCATCCAAGATAATCAGTCATTATCCAGACAAAAAGGGACTTTACGCGGTTTACACTATCAGTTACATCCTAAAGCGCAAGGTAAGTTAGTTCGTGTTGTAAGAGGTAGTATTTATGATGTAGCGGTGGACATTCGACAGTCATCTCCTACATTTGGAAAATGGGTTGGTGTCGAATTATCCGCACAAAATAAAAAACAATTGTTCGTTCCAGCTGGTTTTGCCCATGGATTTTGTACGCTAGAGGAGAACACAGAGGTCATTTACAAAGTGGATGCCCCCTATGCTCCTGAGCTTGAAGGTGGTATCATTTGGAATGATAAAGAGCTAGCGATTGACTGGCCTGTTAACACCCCTATTTTATCTGAAAAAGATGAGCAATTACCTACATTAGCAAATGCCAAATTGTTCGATTAA
- the rfbB gene encoding dTDP-glucose 4,6-dehydratase, with amino-acid sequence MNLLVTGGAGFIGSHFIKHIINTHPTYQVINFDALTYAGNLDNVVEVSHLSRYHFVKGDIADRGAVLAVMNEYDIDAVINFAAESHVDKSIEGPDVFVKTNVLGTQTLLHAALENNIKRFVQISTDEVYGSLGAEGYFTEKTPLAPNSPYSASKASADLIVRSYFETFNMNVNITRCSNNYGPNQNSEKLIPLMISKALAGEKLPVYGSGLNVRDWLHVKDHCQAIDDVLHKGKPGEVYNIGGDNEWTNIDIVKKILNELKASEELITFVTDRKGHDHRYAIDPAKITAELGWTPQYEFSEGLTDTINWYKSRLVLEQAK; translated from the coding sequence ATGAATCTATTAGTAACTGGTGGTGCAGGTTTTATTGGCAGTCACTTTATTAAACATATCATTAACACTCACCCAACCTATCAAGTGATTAATTTTGATGCTTTAACATACGCTGGAAATCTAGATAACGTAGTAGAAGTAAGTCATTTATCTCGTTACCATTTCGTAAAAGGGGATATTGCAGATCGTGGAGCAGTATTGGCTGTGATGAATGAATATGATATTGATGCGGTCATTAATTTTGCTGCAGAGAGTCATGTTGATAAAAGTATCGAAGGACCGGACGTATTTGTTAAAACAAATGTGCTTGGGACACAAACGCTCCTTCATGCTGCGCTTGAAAATAATATAAAAAGATTCGTCCAAATATCAACAGATGAAGTTTATGGGAGCTTAGGTGCTGAAGGTTATTTTACTGAAAAAACACCTCTTGCACCAAATAGTCCTTACTCAGCAAGTAAAGCATCTGCTGACTTAATTGTACGTTCTTATTTTGAAACATTTAACATGAACGTTAATATTACGCGTTGCTCAAATAATTACGGGCCAAATCAAAACTCAGAAAAGTTAATCCCCCTTATGATTTCAAAAGCGCTAGCAGGGGAAAAACTACCTGTTTATGGATCTGGTCTTAACGTGCGTGATTGGCTGCACGTAAAAGATCATTGCCAGGCTATAGATGACGTTCTTCATAAAGGGAAGCCAGGGGAAGTCTATAATATTGGTGGCGATAATGAGTGGACGAATATTGATATAGTTAAAAAAATATTAAACGAACTAAAGGCATCAGAGGAATTAATTACGTTTGTAACTGACAGAAAAGGGCATGACCATCGGTACGCTATTGACCCAGCGAAAATCACTGCTGAATTAGGTTGGACACCTCAATATGAGTTTTCTGAAGGTTTAACTGACACGATCAATTGGTATAAATCCCGCCTTGTCTTAGAGCAAGCAAAGTAA
- the rfbA gene encoding glucose-1-phosphate thymidylyltransferase RfbA, whose protein sequence is MKGIILAGGKGTRLYPLTKSISKQLLPIYDKPMIYYPLSVLMLAGIKDILIISTAEDTPRFQQLLGDGHDLGISLSYEIQSEPRGLADAFLIGESFIGNDDVALILGDNIFYGHEFTSQLERVRQNLDGATVFGYNVNDPSRFGVVEFDEHGRVLSVEEKPENPKSNYAITGLYFFDNNVVKFAKNVMPSDRGEIEITDVLAQYLVRNKLNVELMGRGFAWLDTGTHESLLEASQFIEIIEKRQSLKVACLEEIAYIKGYISREDLLELAKPLMKTEYGTYLCKIADLDMQWETQRLTAL, encoded by the coding sequence ATGAAAGGTATTATTTTAGCTGGCGGTAAAGGCACACGCTTATATCCTTTAACAAAATCCATTTCTAAACAATTATTACCGATCTATGATAAGCCAATGATTTATTACCCTCTTTCAGTTTTAATGCTTGCAGGTATAAAGGATATTTTAATCATCTCGACTGCTGAAGATACGCCGAGATTTCAGCAATTATTAGGCGATGGGCATGACCTAGGTATTTCATTGTCTTATGAAATTCAATCAGAGCCAAGAGGGTTAGCGGATGCTTTTTTAATTGGCGAATCTTTTATAGGAAACGATGATGTGGCTCTTATTCTTGGTGATAATATTTTTTATGGTCACGAATTCACAAGTCAACTAGAGCGCGTCCGGCAAAACTTAGATGGCGCCACCGTGTTTGGTTATAATGTCAATGACCCGTCACGCTTTGGTGTAGTTGAATTTGACGAACATGGTCGTGTGTTGTCAGTCGAAGAAAAACCTGAGAATCCTAAATCAAACTATGCCATTACTGGACTATACTTTTTTGATAATAACGTCGTCAAGTTTGCTAAGAATGTCATGCCTTCTGACCGAGGAGAAATTGAAATAACAGATGTCCTAGCGCAATACCTTGTGAGAAATAAACTGAACGTAGAGCTAATGGGACGAGGGTTTGCGTGGCTCGATACTGGGACACATGAATCATTATTAGAAGCCTCTCAATTTATCGAAATTATTGAAAAGCGTCAAAGTTTGAAAGTGGCGTGTTTAGAAGAAATCGCCTATATAAAAGGGTATATTTCCCGAGAAGATCTACTAGAGCTTGCCAAACCGTTAATGAAAACGGAATATGGCACCTATCTATGCAAAATTGCAGATTTAGACATGCAGTGGGAAACACAACGTTTAACCGCACTTTAA
- the galE gene encoding UDP-glucose 4-epimerase GalE — protein sequence MKILVTGGAGYIGSHTCVELISAGHDVVVMDNLSNSHIEVFNRMKNITGHDIPFYEADLLDKDALTNVFENESVDAVIHFAGLKAVGESVEKPFMYYNTNLISTLNLVDCMKRFNVTNLVFSSSATVYGFQETMPLSENFPLSATNPYGRTKLMIEEMLEDIAAADASLSISLLRYFNPIGAHESGMIGEDPNGIPNNLVPYITQVASGRLKQLHVFGTDYPTDDGTGVRDYIHVCDLADGHVKALEWNALNTGIEAFNLGTGRGTSVLEMVEAFKEVTMLDIPCHIQERRAGDVAVSYADPSKANRLLNWTAKRDVMTMCQDSWRWQKNNPQGYKTGKITEGAY from the coding sequence ATGAAAATTCTAGTCACAGGTGGAGCTGGATATATTGGTAGTCATACGTGTGTCGAGCTTATTTCTGCGGGGCATGACGTTGTCGTAATGGACAACTTGTCAAACAGTCATATAGAGGTATTCAATCGAATGAAAAACATTACAGGGCATGATATACCATTTTATGAGGCAGATTTGCTCGATAAAGATGCTTTGACTAACGTCTTTGAAAACGAGTCAGTTGATGCGGTCATTCACTTTGCGGGATTAAAGGCGGTTGGCGAGTCTGTTGAAAAGCCATTTATGTATTACAACACTAATTTAATTAGTACACTTAATTTAGTAGATTGCATGAAACGCTTTAACGTGACAAATCTCGTTTTCAGTTCTTCTGCTACAGTATATGGTTTTCAAGAAACGATGCCACTTTCAGAAAATTTTCCATTAAGTGCTACAAATCCTTATGGAAGAACGAAGCTCATGATAGAAGAAATGCTTGAGGATATAGCTGCTGCTGATGCATCATTAAGTATTTCGTTATTAAGATACTTTAATCCAATCGGTGCGCATGAATCGGGAATGATTGGTGAAGATCCAAACGGTATTCCAAATAATCTAGTGCCATACATTACACAAGTCGCCAGTGGAAGACTTAAGCAATTACATGTATTTGGGACAGATTATCCAACCGATGATGGAACCGGAGTACGCGATTACATTCACGTATGCGACTTAGCTGACGGTCATGTAAAAGCGTTAGAATGGAATGCGTTAAATACAGGCATTGAAGCATTTAATTTAGGAACCGGAAGAGGGACGAGTGTATTAGAAATGGTTGAGGCGTTTAAAGAGGTGACTATGCTGGATATCCCGTGTCATATTCAAGAGCGCCGTGCAGGCGATGTAGCTGTAAGTTATGCAGATCCGTCTAAGGCAAATCGCCTCCTAAACTGGACTGCTAAACGAGATGTAATGACAATGTGCCAAGACAGCTGGCGCTGGCAAAAGAACAATCCTCAAGGGTATAAAACTGGTAAAATAACGGAGGGGGCCTACTAA
- a CDS encoding glycosyltransferase has protein sequence MPKISLSVAVYNLEDYLPKCIESILNQTFGDFELLLINDGSTDRSGKICDKYAAKDKRVKVIHQQNVGLSQVRNVALEHSTGDYIGFVDGDDWIAPTMLETLYMLCHEHDAPISMCPYLSVDEQGQPLNQPPDSKRIEMMSNKDALKRTYENKLTGYVLWNKLFKRSLFEGVNFPAKRDFQDASVLYQLLHKAKKVIYIENPLYFYLIRASGITKSQLASFSMKRLDVVPNYNETYAFMKVHHPELCDMITANFFTSLRTMLVDIMKENKVKEHREAISHICQNISAIKKRLSRNTYVDKKHIRIAKLLSRFPHLGIFLYSFKLKLRS, from the coding sequence ATGCCAAAAATTAGTCTATCAGTTGCCGTTTACAACTTAGAAGATTATTTACCGAAATGTATAGAGTCTATTTTAAACCAGACGTTTGGAGATTTTGAATTATTATTAATTAATGATGGTTCAACAGATAGATCTGGAAAAATTTGTGACAAATATGCTGCAAAAGATAAGCGCGTGAAAGTGATTCATCAGCAAAATGTCGGTCTATCTCAAGTTCGCAACGTAGCACTTGAACATTCAACCGGTGATTACATTGGTTTTGTTGATGGGGATGATTGGATAGCCCCAACGATGCTTGAAACATTGTATATGCTTTGTCATGAACATGACGCGCCTATAAGCATGTGTCCTTATTTATCAGTGGATGAACAAGGTCAACCGTTAAATCAACCGCCTGATAGTAAGCGAATAGAAATGATGTCCAATAAAGACGCGTTAAAGCGAACGTATGAAAACAAGTTGACGGGGTACGTTCTATGGAACAAATTATTTAAACGATCATTATTTGAGGGTGTGAATTTCCCAGCTAAACGGGATTTCCAAGATGCTTCGGTTCTTTATCAATTACTCCATAAAGCAAAGAAAGTAATCTACATTGAGAACCCGCTCTATTTTTATTTAATTAGAGCGTCTGGGATCACGAAAAGTCAGCTCGCTTCGTTTTCGATGAAACGACTAGATGTGGTACCTAACTACAATGAGACGTATGCTTTTATGAAGGTTCACCATCCAGAACTATGCGATATGATCACCGCAAATTTTTTCACATCATTGAGAACGATGCTTGTTGATATTATGAAAGAAAATAAAGTAAAAGAGCATCGAGAGGCCATTTCGCATATATGTCAAAACATATCAGCTATTAAAAAGCGATTATCTCGTAATACGTATGTTGATAAAAAGCATATTCGCATTGCGAAACTATTATCAAGATTCCCACATTTGGGAATCTTTTTATATTCTTTTAAATTAAAACTTCGTTCCTAA